The Lycium ferocissimum isolate CSIRO_LF1 chromosome 10, AGI_CSIRO_Lferr_CH_V1, whole genome shotgun sequence genome window below encodes:
- the LOC132034249 gene encoding uncharacterized protein LOC132034249 encodes MVELSTSCSFANPSITPTIPLISQFSTINYNKGKTPLRGQRFITSAAKSGGFSLKSIVNRCEGCGGQGAIECPGCKGTGKNKKNGNIFERWKCFDCQGFGMKSCPVCGKGGLTPEQRGER; translated from the exons ATGGTTGAGCTTTCCACTTCTTGCAGCTTTGCTAACCCTTCAATTACTCCAACAATTCCCCTAATTTCACAATTTAGTACCATAAATTATAACAAGGGAAAAACTCCACTAAGAGGCCAAAGATTTATTACTTCTGCTGCAAAATCTGGAGGTTTTTCACTTAAATCG atTGTGAATAGGTGCGAAGGATGCGGAGGTCAAGGTGCAATAGAGTGTCCCGGATGTAAG GGGACTGGAAAGAATAAGAAGAATGGGAACATCTTTGAAAGATGGAA GTGTTTTGATTGCCAAGGATTTGGCATGAAGAGTTGTCCAGTCTGTGGAAAAGGAGGACTTACCCCGGAACAACGTGGGGAGCGATAA